The Camelina sativa cultivar DH55 chromosome 16, Cs, whole genome shotgun sequence sequence TAGTATCTGTCATCTTGGGATACGATGATAAAAACCGGCTTAGTTCTCAAACAGCTCGCATGGTTTTTGATAAGCCAAAGTTTGAAAACTATCCTTGGGGCAGAAAGGTTTTCAAGCAGCTGATTGAGTCTGTGAAACGTCTAGATTATACGGCACAACCATACACAATACACGGGTTTATACAAGCCCTTCAAATATGGGCTTACACTGTTTTTCCTGCTCTCGGGGCGAAGATTGGTCGTCCATCAAACGTTAATGGTCCTCCTATTCTGAAGTTCAAAGGTTCAAAGGGCAAAAGTAACATTGATATCCATACCACCGTAGTTGAAGATGAGGTATATATAATGTAACTTTTGTTTCACATTGGTCCTTATCTAATTTGTCTTACCTTAGAGAAATATTAATCTTGTATTTTCTTTGAATTGCAGAGTAACATACAAAAACTTGTAATCAATAATTTGGAATCCGCTGTTTTGGAGGAtatagttgttgacaaaaagatTCATGCTCTAGTTGAAGCAATATGCAAAAAAGGAGGTTTAGGAGCTGTTACTTGTGTGAAAGATGGTTTGAACAACATCCAATTGGAAGAGAACATAGTGGAAGATTTAGGTGTAAAGGGTGAAGaggataaagaaaaagatggcgATACAAAGATatcactaaaacaaaaaagagaagagaatacAGTAGGTatgaaggaaaaggaaaagttggATTCAAGAGCATCAATTTCTTCTATTGAAACTATTGAAGCGATGCAGCTGAGGATCGagcagaaagcaaaaaaaattgaggtgCTTGAGACTCAAATAGAGGCTATGAAAAACCAGCTGCAATTCGTGGACCTGATGCGCTTAAGAGTTGATTTTGTCGAGAAAGAAGTCATGTTATTAAGTGAGAAGTGCAAGACTAATGAGGTAAATTTTACATGCCTTATGTTTGAATTTTTCATGAATTaagtaattttgtatttattttcattgtttttgtgtAGGTTTTAAAAGAATACAAGCTAAAAGATTTTAGTGACGAAGAAATGCCTTTGGATGAATTACAGGCTAACTTAAATGCAGTAAATGCCACAAGACCAAAAATGGTGGATTCGGATGAAGAGAGTACAGTGGATGGAAAATACCCGACGAGAGAAGTATATAATGACCAGCCGCAACAATCTTCACCGGTAAAGATATTTCAACCCACTCCTTCAAATATAGAGAACTTTAAGCAGAAAAAATTAGCAAGACTCTGAAGATTATGGAAACGGACCATGATACTAACATTGCCCGAGAGAAGAGCAAAAGAGAGACAAAGCCGGGGCCATCTCTACTAACTCCATATCGAAGTACTAAACCTATTGTAggtaacataaaaaaagaaaaggagtcaATGGTGCTTGTTGGACGTGGATATGATCCATTCACACAAGTGGATGTGCACAAAATTAAAGTCTTAGATGATTGGTTACGACTGGATGAGTAAGTTGTTTGTCCATGACTGTCATGTTATTAACGTAGcgataaattgattttttctcttcttttaatcactaaaaatttgttttattgcaGACAATACCCTATCGGCTCCCAACAAACTGGCTTAGAGTTTTTTAATATTCTGCGAACTCCTCAAAAGTGGCTAAATGAAGAGGTCATTATAACATTCGATCATATATGTTCCAATTGTTTTACATTGTCCTTTTTATTCTAACTCATCATGTCATTTTGTGAAACAGCATATTAATAGCGCCATGAATTTGTTGCGattgagatttatgaagaatCCAAAAGTGTTTAGAAGTGAGAGGATTGCTTTTACGGATGCTTATTTCTCAGCAATTTGGTCAAAAAGTTACAAAGAGTTTCTAGAATCAAAAACAGTACCCATTTTCCCTAACAGAGCATTTGAATATGTTAGCGGGGAGTTACCTGAATTTGCtaaaataagaaagaagtgGAGGACAGAGGTGGATGATATTTATGGTGTTCTCCATGTCAATCAAGACCATTGGGTAGGGCTGTTCATTTCTATCCCAAATCGCTCAGTTGATGTCTTTGATTGTGGGTGGAAAGCTAGTAAGAATGATGATATTTTCACAGCGGTGAAGCCAATAGCTCATATGCTACCACATTTACTTCGAGCAGTAGCACCATCAacagaaaagacaaaaatgaGTGTCGAACAGTACAAAATTCGGCGGCCGCGGACTAGGATTCCCCAAATGGAAAAAGTAGGTGACTGTGGAATTTATGCCATCAAGTTTGTTGAATGTCATGCATTAAGTGCTGAGTTTACTACGTCTTTATCTGATGTAAGCATCAAGATGGTGAGAGAGAAGCTTGCAGCCGAGATTTTTGACGAGACGGAACAACATGGACGAACAGTTGCTAAGCCATGTTGAttgatatttctctttttcGGTTATCTGCTACctgttattgatttatatttgttcTCTGGCTTATGTTGGGACTAGCAAGAGTAAAAGGAAAACAGATTCAGTTTACAggatattatattatattacatTGCTTTAGTTTAGAACCTCGTATACATGCAtgcacaaaaatattttaaaacagcTTTTAGATATGTTGCTTTCTTGCACAACAAGCTACCCCATCTCATACTTTCGCTTTTCTGTTATCTGCACGTTGTTATTCATTTTGGGAGGATTAACACATGATACATACAACAACAACGCTAAAGCTTAAAGGAATGAATCAATAACAAAATTCACAGAATCAATAACATGCTAATTCAGTTTAACCAATTTAACGACAGTCACAAAAACTTTAACAACATGCGTATTCAAATCCTATATTCAAAAGTCAACAtcatatattaaagaaaaatctgGCTAACGTATTATagcaaagataaaaataatcaaatgttAGTGCAAGTTGCACGATTGTGTCCTGCGGTCTTACATTCTGAACATGTATGGTGCTTGCGCAACTTCTGGGGTGATGGCTCTTGAGACAGTTTCCTTTTTTTGAGTGGTGGTTGTTTACCCATCGCCTTTTCAAGTGCAGAAAGGTATCTTGACTTCTTTGGTCTACCTGCACCACGTCTTTTTCTTGGTGGAAGACATCTTGTATTTGTTATATCTAGAGGAGACTCCAACTCAACATCATCTGGATTAATAGACTCAACATATGCAtagtacaaatattttttggtgtAGTAAGGATGTACAAGTGTTTCTTCAGATAGATTTTGTCTCTTCGTAGCAGCAGCAAGAGCATGTTCACATGGAATCTTATCAATATCGTAAACGCGACAAGTGCAACACATCTACAACAAGTGAGAAAAATGAGTTTTAGCATATTAACACAAACATTATatgaatagaaaattaaaaatgtacCTGTCGTAGATCAACGACACAACCAAGTTCACCGCCAGTGACATGGCTAAGATGTGCATCAATGTGTTGCACATAAAGAGTATTGGCAATatcacttctttttttcaaaatcttttcaACTTTAGGTGTGAAAAGAGTTGGTAGAGACATTGCGCGTTCCCGACGTCTCATAAACCACTTTGAAATCAACTTTCTCAACTCTTCTAACAAGCAAGCGATAGGATATCCACGCGCGTTTAAAAGAACTTTCTTCATAGACTCAGCAATGTTGCTTGTCAATATGCCATACCTGTTTCCTGGAAAATTTGCTCGAGACCATAGACGCACATCAACGTTCTCCAAATACATCGCAAGATCAGGCTTTTCAATTCGAATCTCGTTAAATATCGTAGTGAACTCTGAAACCCTATACGCTTTTATGGCTTTTCTAACCAAGATCAATGTACTCCTCTCTTTGTACTTCTTCAGAAGATTTTGATAGAGATGATAAGTACATATTCCCCTATGAGCTAGTGGGAACACCTTCCTAATCGTTTTACCAATGGATTTGTGTCGATCAGAAATAATAACTAGCTCATGATGGTCGGGGCATATTTTACGTAACTGAGTTAGAAACCATTCCCATGAAACATCATTCTCATAATCTACAATTCCGAAAGCTATGGGGAATATCTTACCATTTCCATCCTGCCCAACAGCTACAAGCAAAACACCCAAGAACTTTCCTTTCAAATGAGTACCATCCACCACAATCACATTTCTTATAAACTGAAAACCATTGATACATGCACCAAATGCAATGAATAAGAACTtaaatttgtcttcttcatcacatTCAAGTTTGGTAATTGTACCTGGATTTGCTGCCTTAATCCTATGCAGAAAAGTAGGCAAATCTGCATACCCACTCTCCCATGTACCTTGTACCATCTCACGTGCATGCACTAATGCTTTGTATGCCTTCCAATAATCAATCTCAATACCGTACATTGCTTTCATCACATCCATGATGTGCATAGGTCTTATTCCTACACcaatttttccaaattttaccAAATACAACTCTCCAAAACATTTTGATGTTGCTTGTCGATGACGAGAACACCTTTTCGTCACAGGACATGTATGAATATCTATGTACTTGCGTACCTTAAATTGAGAAGATCTTCTAATTGTTGATGCGCGGATCCTCCAAGAACAACCAGGGACATAATATTTCAGCACTAGCAAGGTTTTTGTCGACTTGATGGTTGTATAatcaaaattctgaaaaattGTGATCATACGCAACTTAAATTGCAACTCTGCCTTACTACCATGTATTTGCCCAATCCTAATACGCTCAAGAGTTTGTGAAGTAGTGTCAAGACCTTCTACACCTCGAATCATTTGCTTCTCAATTTTTCCACTAAAAGACATATCATCAATTGAAAAAATCTCATCTCCACCACAACCAACAAGTATACCACTTTGGACCTCTTCTTCACTAACATTGTATTGTAAACAACTTTCGActtcctcttcaccaaatcCATCAAGAGTACCACTTTTTTCCTCATCTACACAATATCCATCAAGAGTTCCACTTTTTTCCTCATCTATACAATATCCATCAAGGGTTCCACTTTTTTCCTCATCTTCACCACCCTCATCAATGGTGCCACTTGTTTCATCAATGTTATTATCCTGTAAAATAAGAGTATTTGATTAGTAAAGTGAATCAAAGGATTATGGagtataaaaaaaatgcaaagatTTTACCAAAAATGTGTAGACTTTAAGTAAAGTCTATGAATTTCCGCAGACTAATTATAAGTCtgtcaaatatatttttgaagtctgcCAAAAATACATAGACTTTAAGCAAAGTCTATGAGTTTCCGCACACTAATTATAACTCTGTCaaacatatttttgaagtctGCCAAAAATACATAGACTTATGCAAAGTCTATGAATCTTagcagactaactataagtctaatttttttttttcaatctgcCAAAAATGCGAAGACTTTACCGAAGTCTATAAatctccgcagactaactataagtctgaattttttttttaatctgccAAAAATGCGAAGATTTTACTGAAGTTTATAAatctccgcagactaactataagtctgacaaatatttttttttaatctgccAAAAATGCGAAGACTTTACCGAAGTTTATGAatctccgcagactaactataagtctaacaaatatatttttgcagTCTGCCAAAGAGACGTAGACTTTATGCAAAATCTATGAatctccgcagactaactataagtctcacaaaaatatttttgaaatctgCCAAAATGCGAAGATTTTACTGAAGTCTATAAATCTAtgcagactaactataagtctaacaaatatatttttgaagtctgcCAAAAATGCGTAGACTTAATGCAAAGTCTATGAATTTTCGCAAACTAATTATAAgtctaacaaatatatttttgaagtctatcAAAAATGCATAGACTTTACCGAAATCTACCAAAAATGCCAAAACTTTACCAAAGTCTATCAAAAAtcgcagactaactataagtctaagaaacatatttttgaagtctattAAAAAAGCGTAGACTTTACCGAAGTCTATGAAACTCCGCAGACTTTACACAAGTTCGTTTTCATGAAGTCCACCAAAACATGGCAGACTGATTAGGCTTTTCATATTCCACATCAATAAGAAATCTAAAAGAAGAGTTACCTCCATCTCCATGATAGTTGAATACTGGAGACTAAGGGtgcaattttgtttgttaatcaCCATTAGTTGTATTTAAACATCCTACAAACAAAAAGcttattaataaaaagaaacttgtacaatatgaaatataaaacttaatcatAATCAATCTAATTtgtaatacaaacaaaaaataacttaCAGTTTCCACTTCAATGATTTTCAAATTGTCAGATTTAAGAAGTCAAAGATATTAGATTAACCAGTGCTTTTGATAGACTTATTATTGTAGAAGATAAACAGTAGATATAGCCATGGTTGGTAGGTTGAAGATGAGTGACTAAcgattcatctttttttttttttaatatttcctttttcatttaattctcttattaaattatttcctttattaattctaaatttaaattttcgttttactaatatttccatttttagattttgttttcaaattatattctgaacattgaatatttaattttatgtgagatttttacaatatttatgtaGTTAAGAAGGAAAATGAATAATATGTGGAGGGATAATATGGTAAAATTGTGCTCtacaaatctttaaaatctaGATAGGTTATTTTGGttgtttctaataaattataggTTATTATAGCATAACTCCCTttaaaaaaccccaaaattagCAAACAAAAACTTCAAGTTAACAAAAAGGCCtcataactaataaaaaaaaacctcataattaattaaaaaatggcCAAAAATTAGCTAAAGATCcacaaaattagcaaaaaaagtCCACAATATTAGCAAAAATATCTCATACATACCTAGCAAAAAATTCTCATCATTAGCTAAAAATCctccaaattttattaatattatgaaGGTCTCATAATTAGCGAAGCAGAAATTAGCAGTGTTTAACTTCCTAAAAAAggccccaatttttttttgttcgtattTGATGTTATAGATAAAAACATTCAAAGTAGTATGGACAATACATAGTTGGCCCATAAGCCCATGAACACGTTTGTGAGCGGAACCCGAATTTTGAAATTGCACAGGTGTTCTCTTGTTCAATCAATCGCCtccaaaatttgaaactttgGGATTTTGAAAAATCAGGGGTTCTTCTAGAGTGGCTTGTTAGATTTATGATTCGTTCTGCTTGAGATTTTCTTGAGAGGAAGTGGGATTTGGgtatttctgggtttttgaaaCATGAGCCGAGGAGATCCACTTCAATTTGAAAACCCTATAGAGGATGCGGTTTCGAGGCTCAGATTCTCACCAGAATCAAACAATCTCCTCGTTGCTTCTTGGGATTCCGTAAGTTtccttttatttctctttctcgGATCTCTTAATCGAGAGACACTGACGAAAATGTTGTTGATTTTGTGTAGTATCTGAGATTGTATAATGTGGAGAGCTCTTCGCTTAGTCTAGAGTTGTACTCTCAAGCTGCTCTTCTTGATTGCTGTTTCGAGGATGATTCAACTTCGTTTTCCTCTGGCTCCGATGGATTCATCCGAAGGTTTNNNNNNNNNNNNNNNNNNNNNNNNNNNNNNNNNNNNNNNNNNNNNNNNNNNNNNNNNNNNNNNNNNNNNNNNNNNNNNNNNNNNNNNNNNNNNNNNNNNNNNNNNNNNNNNNNNNNNNNNNNNNNNNNNNNNNNNNNNNNNNNNNNNNNNNNNNNNNNNNNNNNNNNNNNNNNNNNNNNNNNNNNNNNNNNNNNNNNNNNNNNNNNNNNNNNNNNNNNNNNNNNNNNNNNNNNNNNNNNNNNNNNNNNNNNNNNNNNNNNNNNNNNNNNNNNNNNNNNNNNNNNNNNNNNNNNNNNNNNNNNNNNNNNNNNNNNNNNNNNNNNNNNNNNNNNNNNNNNNNNNNNNNNNNNNNNNNNNNNNNNNNNNNNNNNNNNNNNNNNNNNNNNNNNNNNNNNNNNNNNNNNNNNNNNNNNNNNNNNNNNNNNNNNNNNNNNNNNNNNNNNNNNNNNNNNNNNNNNNNNNNNNNNNNNNNNNNNNNNNNNNNNNNNNNNNNNNNNNNNNNNNNNNNNNNNNNNNNNNNNNNNNNNNNNNNNNNNNNNNNNNNNNNNNttttttttttttttttttttttgtatataattagaACCCACCTAGGCTTATTTTAATGGTAAACACTATGGTTGTATAAGAAACTCATGTGTTTTAGTTACGTTTTTGTCAGGTACGATTTAAACGCCGGAACAGTTGATACAATTGGAAGACATGATGACATTGCAACATCCATTGTCTACTCTTATGATAAAGGTCAGTTTGTTTACACTTTAAGTAAGTAGTAATGGTTGTTTTCAAATATATGTTAAATTGTGTGATTTGGTATTGTCTTTTACCAGAATTCAGTTGGTGCCAAGTGCTAAGTTGTTGTCAGTTTGATCAGTAGATTCTAAGATTTTGATAAGACAAATGAATGTCCTAAAGCATTTATACACCTACCTCCTGCCAAAACACTTCCCTTATAGGCTGATATTGGATAAGTTTCTCTGTTGGATTACGAAATGATATAGATTACAAGTAGGTTTGCGCCACTACTTAGTTAAAATAGGATCTTTGGtcatttttatgaaatttagaTACACATTTCTTAGTTTTCAAAGGAATTTTTATTcaggttttgagttttgaaccAGAGACTTTGCTAAACGTTATAGACATTGTGTTATACAATGTTGTTTCGCCAATTGATTCATAAGTTCATGTTCCTGATTCTTTCCAAACTTAATCTTTGGTGCTATGCAACCATTTAACTTTAATTGGTGTGATGCGGCTCAGGTGAAGTTATCTCTACCGGCTTGGATGAAAAGATCAAATTCTGGGATACACGACAAAGAGAAAGTATTGTATTTTCGACTGATGTTAGTGCAGCAGTGAGATGCATCACTGTATCTGGAAACAACCTTGTTGTTTGCATGGATGCTTCAATTCATATTTACGATTTGCGTAACTTAGATCAAGCTTCTCGATCGTGTGCATCTCAAGTGGAGGTGCCAGTCAGATGTATCGCCTCTGTACCTTATTCCAGAGgtacatatatagttt is a genomic window containing:
- the LOC104753717 gene encoding uncharacterized protein LOC104753717 yields the protein MEMEDNNIDETSGTIDEGGEDEEKSGTLDGYCIDEEKSGTLDGYCVDEEKSGTLDGFGEEEVESCLQYNVSEEEVQSGILVGCGGDEIFSIDDMSFSGKIEKQMIRGVEGLDTTSQTLERIRIGQIHGSKAELQFKLRMITIFQNFDYTTIKSTKTLLVLKYYVPGCSWRIRASTIRRSSQFKVRKYIDIHTCPVTKRCSRHRQATSKCFGELYLVKFGKIGVGIRPMHIMDVMKAMYGIEIDYWKAYKALVHAREMVQGTWESGYADLPTFLHRIKAANPGTITKLECDEEDKFKFLFIAFGACINGFQFIRNVIVVDGTHLKGKFLGVLLVAVGQDGNGKIFPIAFGIVDYENDVSWEWFLTQLRKICPDHHELVIISDRHKSIGKTIRKVFPLAHRGICTYHLYQNLLKKYKERSTLILVRKAIKAYRVSEFTTIFNEIRIEKPDLAMYLENVDVRLWSRANFPGNRYGILTSNIAESMKKVLLNARGYPIACLLEELRKLISKWFMRRRERAMSLPTLFTPKVEKILKKRSDIANTLYVQHIDAHLSHVTGGELGCVVDLRQMCCTCRVYDIDKIPCEHALAAATKRQNLSEETLVHPYYTKKYLYYAYVESINPDDVELESPLDITNTRCLPPRKRRGAGRPKKSRYLSALEKAMGKQPPLKKRKLSQEPSPQKLRKHHTCSECKTAGHNRATCTNI
- the LOC104750775 gene encoding mitotic checkpoint protein BUB3.3-like translates to MSRGDPLQFENPIEDAVSRLRFSPESNNLLVASWDSYLRLYNVESSSLSLELYSQAALLDCCFEDDSTSFSSGSDGFIRRYDLNAGTVDTIGRHDDIATSIVYSYDKGEVISTGLDEKIKFWDTRQRESIVFSTDVSAAVRCITVSGNNLVVCMDASIHIYDLRNLDQASRSCASQVEVPVRCIASVPYSRGYAVGSVDGQVAVDFPDASCSSETKYSFRCHPKCRDGRIDGISVNAIEFSPCGSGTFVTGDNEGYVISWNAKSRRRLFELPRYSNSIASLAYNNTGELLAVASSHTYQTAHEKEEAPQVFIHRL